A section of the Streptomyces sp. CG1 genome encodes:
- a CDS encoding cytosine permease, with translation MSTSAEPRVTGLEIRSIDYVPLDERHGKLWHLGPLWFMSNAQIATLAVGLISITEGGNLIWSLLAIVAGTVLGTFFMAFHSAQGPQLGLPQMIQSRPQFGYVGALLVWLFAYVQYAGFNVFNSILAADSLHTTLHGSVKLWVVVVTVVALVIALVGYDIIHKAERILTYTFLVIFGIFTVGVLVTLHYPAGSFDLGAFKWTPFLAQFGVVAGYQISWAIYVSDYSRYLPPDVTVRKTFYWTYFGSALGGIWLMVLGTLLAAWAGKDFDTITSINAAGDKVFSGFGAIVLLFAALGLVSVTALNMYGGSLTLISGIDSFRRVRPTLGVRLVTIGLTAALSLVGALAATSNFLQNFNNFLLLVLYLFIPWTAVNLMDYYVVRRGHYAIAEIFNPRGIYGRWGWHGIIAYLVGFAVMIPFFSVGTLYVGPAAKALGGADISLFIGLPVAALLYWWLTRSIDVAAETRVAQAEAADLEQAAHEHREP, from the coding sequence ATGAGCACATCAGCGGAGCCGCGGGTGACCGGTCTGGAGATCCGGTCCATCGACTACGTCCCCCTGGACGAGCGGCACGGCAAACTCTGGCACCTGGGCCCGCTGTGGTTCATGTCCAACGCCCAGATCGCGACCCTGGCCGTCGGGCTGATCAGCATCACCGAGGGCGGCAATCTGATCTGGTCCCTGCTGGCCATCGTCGCCGGCACCGTCCTCGGCACCTTCTTCATGGCCTTCCACTCGGCACAGGGGCCCCAGTTGGGCCTGCCGCAGATGATCCAGTCGCGCCCCCAGTTCGGTTACGTCGGCGCCCTCCTGGTGTGGCTCTTCGCCTATGTGCAGTACGCGGGGTTCAACGTCTTCAACAGCATCCTCGCCGCCGACTCCCTGCACACCACCCTGCACGGCAGCGTCAAGTTGTGGGTGGTCGTGGTCACCGTGGTCGCGCTCGTCATCGCGCTGGTGGGCTACGACATCATCCACAAGGCCGAGCGGATCCTGACGTACACCTTCCTGGTCATCTTCGGGATCTTCACCGTCGGTGTCCTCGTCACCCTGCACTATCCGGCGGGCTCCTTCGACCTCGGCGCCTTCAAGTGGACCCCGTTCCTCGCCCAGTTCGGCGTGGTCGCCGGCTACCAGATCAGCTGGGCCATCTACGTCTCCGACTACTCCCGCTATCTCCCGCCCGATGTGACGGTCCGCAAGACCTTCTACTGGACGTACTTCGGCTCCGCGCTCGGCGGCATCTGGCTGATGGTCCTCGGCACGCTGCTGGCCGCCTGGGCGGGCAAGGACTTCGACACGATCACGTCGATCAACGCCGCCGGTGACAAGGTGTTCAGCGGCTTCGGCGCCATCGTGCTGCTCTTCGCCGCCCTGGGCCTGGTGTCCGTCACCGCGCTGAACATGTACGGCGGCTCGCTGACCCTCATCAGCGGCATCGACTCGTTCAGGCGGGTGCGGCCGACTCTGGGCGTACGCCTGGTCACCATCGGTCTGACCGCCGCGCTCTCCCTGGTCGGCGCGCTGGCCGCGACCTCCAACTTCCTGCAGAACTTCAACAACTTCCTGCTGCTGGTGCTCTATCTGTTCATCCCGTGGACCGCGGTGAACCTGATGGACTACTACGTCGTGCGGCGCGGGCACTACGCCATCGCGGAGATCTTCAACCCGCGTGGCATCTACGGCCGCTGGGGCTGGCACGGCATCATCGCGTACCTGGTCGGCTTCGCCGTCATGATCCCCTTCTTCTCCGTCGGCACCCTGTACGTCGGCCCCGCCGCCAAGGCGCTGGGCGGAGCCGACATCTCCCTGTTCATCGGCCTCCCGGTCGCCGCGCTGCTGTACTGGTGGCTGACCCGCTCGATCGACGTGGCCGCCGAGACACGAGTTGCCCAGGCCGAGGCGGCCGACCTGGAGCAGGCGGCGCACGAGCACCGCGAGCCCTGA
- a CDS encoding LysR family transcriptional regulator encodes MFDLHRLRLLRELKHRGTLAAVAAGLSYAPSSVSQQLSQLEAEVGVPLLEPVGRRVRLTEQAEILVAHTEAILERLERAEADIAASLSDLTGTLRIASFQTAALALVPAALGLLRERHPRLRVHVTQQEPERALPALQARDFDLVLAEEYPGSPSPRPAELEQEDLLDDALQLALPEPAEQPYTRGPLAVLRSLADRPWVMEPEGTAARHWATNLCRTAGFEPDVRFETTDLLLHLRLVEQKHAAAFLPDLVWDGRPPSVALRRLPRDRRTRRIFTVVRRGGSRHPAILACRDALRRAVALRAPLP; translated from the coding sequence ATGTTCGACTTGCACCGGCTGCGTCTCCTGCGCGAACTCAAGCACCGCGGCACCCTGGCGGCCGTCGCCGCGGGGCTGTCCTACGCTCCGTCCTCCGTCTCCCAGCAGCTGTCCCAGCTGGAGGCCGAGGTCGGTGTCCCGCTGCTGGAGCCGGTGGGGCGGCGGGTGCGGCTGACCGAGCAGGCCGAGATCCTCGTCGCCCACACGGAGGCGATCCTGGAGCGCCTGGAGCGGGCCGAGGCGGACATCGCCGCATCGCTGTCCGATCTCACGGGCACCTTGCGCATCGCGTCGTTCCAGACCGCCGCCCTGGCCCTGGTGCCGGCCGCGCTGGGTCTGCTGCGCGAGCGGCACCCCCGCCTGCGGGTGCACGTCACCCAGCAGGAGCCGGAGCGCGCGCTGCCCGCCCTGCAGGCCCGCGACTTCGACCTGGTCCTCGCCGAGGAGTACCCCGGCAGTCCCAGTCCGCGGCCTGCCGAACTGGAGCAGGAGGACCTGCTGGACGACGCCCTGCAGCTCGCGCTGCCCGAGCCCGCCGAACAGCCGTACACCCGGGGCCCGTTGGCGGTGCTGCGCTCGCTCGCGGACCGGCCCTGGGTGATGGAGCCCGAGGGCACTGCCGCCCGGCACTGGGCCACGAACCTGTGCCGCACCGCCGGTTTCGAACCCGATGTACGGTTCGAGACCACCGACCTCCTGCTCCACCTCCGCCTCGTCGAGCAGAAGCACGCCGCCGCCTTCCTCCCCGACCTGGTCTGGGACGGCCGCCCGCCGAGCGTGGCTCTACGGCGGCTCCCCCGCGACCGGCGCACCCGCCGCATCTTCACCGTCGTACGCCGGGGCGGGAGCCGGCACCCCGCGATCCTCGCCTGCCGGGACGCGCTCCGGCGTGCGGTCGCCCTGCGTGCCCCGCTGCCGTAG
- a CDS encoding diaminopropionate ammonia-lyase — protein MPENASTLPTPPWSVRPGARAWRCAPAPAEVRDFHAALPGYAPTPLIELPALAAELGVGRVFVKDESCRLGLPAFKALGVSWAVHRLLEERAGRGADPGPVTLVTATEGNHGRAVARVARLRGQRAHVFVPRGVHPRAVAAIVGEGAEVTAVAGAYDEAVRRAAEAAAVRDTVLVQDSAWPGYERIPGWIVEGYSTLCAEIDEQLAARGVTDGPGLVSIPVGVGSLAQAVVTHYRSRDRGCAPALLAVEPEAAACVLAGLVRGAAVSVPTGETTMAGLNCGTPSSLAWPCLEGGLDAAVAVADSAGARAAAGLAALGVSSGPCGAAALAGLRTVLGGTGADERRTALGLDATSVVVLLNTEGPSANPLQSSGQ, from the coding sequence GTGCCCGAGAACGCCTCCACCCTCCCGACACCGCCCTGGTCGGTGCGCCCCGGCGCCCGCGCCTGGCGCTGCGCGCCCGCACCCGCCGAGGTGCGGGACTTCCACGCCGCGCTGCCCGGCTACGCGCCCACCCCGCTGATCGAACTCCCCGCGCTGGCCGCAGAGTTGGGGGTCGGGCGAGTCTTCGTGAAAGATGAGTCGTGCCGTCTGGGTCTGCCCGCGTTCAAGGCGCTCGGTGTCTCCTGGGCGGTGCACCGCCTGCTCGAGGAGCGGGCGGGGAGGGGCGCCGATCCGGGTCCGGTCACCCTGGTGACCGCCACCGAGGGCAACCACGGCCGGGCGGTGGCCCGCGTGGCACGCCTGCGCGGACAGCGCGCGCACGTCTTCGTCCCCCGGGGAGTGCATCCGCGGGCCGTCGCCGCGATCGTCGGCGAGGGGGCCGAGGTCACCGCCGTAGCGGGGGCGTACGACGAGGCTGTGCGACGTGCGGCCGAGGCGGCCGCCGTGAGGGACACGGTCCTGGTGCAGGACAGCGCCTGGCCGGGCTATGAACGGATCCCGGGGTGGATCGTCGAGGGGTACTCGACGCTCTGCGCCGAGATCGACGAGCAGTTGGCGGCCCGGGGCGTGACCGATGGGCCCGGCCTCGTCTCCATCCCGGTGGGTGTCGGCTCGCTGGCCCAGGCCGTCGTCACCCACTACCGCAGCCGCGACCGCGGATGCGCTCCGGCGCTGCTGGCGGTGGAACCGGAGGCCGCGGCCTGTGTCCTCGCGGGCCTCGTCCGGGGTGCGGCCGTCAGTGTCCCGACCGGCGAGACCACCATGGCCGGGCTGAACTGCGGCACCCCGTCGAGCCTCGCCTGGCCCTGTCTGGAGGGTGGGCTGGATGCCGCTGTCGCCGTCGCGGACTCCGCCGGCGCCCGCGCGGCCGCCGGTCTGGCGGCGCTCGGCGTCTCCTCGGGCCCCTGCGGCGCGGCCGCACTCGCCGGCCTCCGCACGGTACTCGGCGGCACGGGTGCAGATGAGCGCCGTACGGCACTGGGGCTCGACGCGACCTCGGTGGTCGTGCTGCTGAACACCGAAGGCCCGTCCGCCAACCCCCTTCAAAGCTCCGGTCAGTGA
- a CDS encoding LysE family translocator has translation MLTHCAAALGVLGLLTIVPGPDMAVVTRRALLAGTADAFRTVAGIATGLLLWGALTVAGLAAALAAAPAAYLVVKLLGAGYLVFLGVQALRLHRAAASALPEPGVFGRAGSPWRTGLICNVLNPKIAVFCTGLLPTLAPPQLPVAWAMTLLVLLHAALTVAWLGGCTLLLSKAGPVLRKPRVRGALGRTTGVVLIGFGLVVATTAG, from the coding sequence ATGCTGACCCACTGCGCGGCCGCGCTCGGCGTCCTCGGGCTGCTGACCATCGTGCCCGGACCGGACATGGCGGTCGTGACCCGCCGGGCTCTGCTGGCGGGCACCGCGGACGCGTTCCGCACCGTCGCCGGGATCGCGACCGGGCTGCTGCTCTGGGGCGCGCTGACCGTGGCCGGGCTCGCGGCGGCGCTCGCCGCGGCACCGGCGGCCTACCTGGTCGTCAAGCTCCTCGGCGCCGGCTACTTGGTGTTTCTCGGCGTACAGGCCCTGCGCCTGCATCGCGCCGCCGCATCCGCCCTGCCGGAGCCCGGCGTCTTCGGCAGGGCCGGAAGCCCCTGGCGGACCGGCCTGATCTGCAATGTCCTCAATCCGAAGATTGCCGTCTTCTGCACCGGCCTGCTCCCCACACTGGCCCCGCCCCAGCTGCCGGTCGCCTGGGCGATGACCCTCCTCGTCCTGCTGCACGCCGCCCTGACCGTCGCCTGGCTGGGCGGCTGCACGCTGCTGCTGTCCAAGGCCGGGCCGGTGCTCCGGAAACCACGCGTCCGCGGGGCGCTGGGCCGTACGACGGGTGTCGTGCTGATCGGCTTCGGCCTCGTCGTGGCGACCACGGCCGGCTGA
- a CDS encoding acetate uptake transporter, translated as MNEDTRSLHPEQPPAGSPRPVVRGDPAPLGLAGFALTTLLLSIINTNLLKEGAAIIPVLGLAAFYGGIAQFAAGLFEFRRGNTFGATAFVSFAAFWLTYWWIVPRLALAGDAHNALGLFLLGWAIFTAYMTVAALRVSLAVLVVLALLTLTFLFLAIGAFQTGAQPHAMTQVGGWFGIATGLAAWYASAATVINETHARTVLPVGPRHPGMAPQARDERPA; from the coding sequence ATGAACGAGGACACGAGGAGCCTCCACCCGGAGCAGCCGCCCGCGGGAAGCCCGCGCCCGGTGGTACGGGGCGATCCAGCCCCGCTGGGCCTTGCCGGCTTCGCCCTCACCACGCTGCTGCTCTCGATCATCAACACCAACCTGTTGAAGGAGGGCGCCGCCATCATTCCGGTGCTGGGCCTGGCCGCGTTCTACGGCGGCATCGCCCAGTTCGCCGCGGGCCTGTTCGAATTCCGTCGTGGCAACACCTTCGGTGCGACGGCGTTCGTGTCGTTCGCCGCCTTCTGGCTGACCTACTGGTGGATCGTTCCGCGCCTGGCGCTCGCCGGTGACGCGCACAACGCGCTGGGCCTGTTCCTGCTCGGCTGGGCGATCTTCACGGCCTATATGACCGTCGCGGCGCTCCGCGTCAGCCTCGCCGTGCTGGTGGTACTGGCGCTGCTCACGCTCACCTTCCTCTTCCTGGCGATCGGCGCCTTCCAGACGGGGGCGCAGCCGCATGCCATGACCCAGGTGGGCGGATGGTTCGGCATCGCGACGGGGCTTGCCGCCTGGTACGCATCGGCGGCGACCGTCATCAACGAAACACACGCCCGCACCGTGCTCCCGGTGGGCCCACGCCACCCAGGCATGGCCCCGCAGGCACGCGACGAGCGACCCGCCTGA